A window from Opisthocomus hoazin isolate bOpiHoa1 chromosome 29, bOpiHoa1.hap1, whole genome shotgun sequence encodes these proteins:
- the LOC142364826 gene encoding olfactory receptor 14J1-like, with the protein MNPPLQSRAGSLGGSVQRSCFSWNIETAQTWVQATEPKEGLVGQEKLSVCVCVPGRVLYWEMALIFSQKSLFQLAVFTPQTVLHAQGKQMLNSSFITQFLLLAFADTRELQLLHFWLFLAIYLAALLSNCLIITAIACNHRLHTPMYFFLLNLSIFDLASISTTVPKAMSDSLWDTRAICYAGCAAQVFFFLFLMTAEYSLLTIMAYDRYVAICRPLHYGTLLGSRACVHMAAAAWGSALLNSLLHTASTFSIPLCKGNAVGHFFCEIPQILKLSCSHSYLREVGLLGVSLSLAFGCFVFIVLSYVQIFRAVLRIPSEQGRHKAFSTCLPHLAVVSLFISTGMFAYLKTPSFSSPSLDVVVAVLYSVVPPAVNPLIYSMRNQELKDALKKLIQSAVFQQQ; encoded by the coding sequence ATGAACCCaccactgcagagcagggctggctccttGGGAGGCAGTGTGCAGAGGTCCTGCTTCTCATGGAACATTGAGACAGCACAAACATGGGTCCAAGCCACAGAGCCAAAGGAAGGTCTTGTAGGACAGGAAAAACTCTCAGTGTGTGTATGCGTACCAGGGAGAGTGTTATACTGGgaaatggctttgattttttctcagaaaagtcTATTCCAACTTGCTGTTTTTACTCCTCAGACAGTGCTCCATGCTCAGGGGAAGCAAATGCTCAACAGCAGCttcatcacacagttcctcctcctggcatttgcagacacacgggagctgcagctcttgcacttctggctcttcctggccatctacctggctgccctcctcagcaattgcctcatcatcaccgccatagcctgcaaccaccgcctccacactcccatgtacttcttcctcctcaacctctccatctttgacctggcctccatctctaccactgtccccaaagcaaTGTCAGATTCCCTCTGGGATACCAGGGCCATctgctatgcaggatgtgctgcccaggtctttttctttctcttcttgatgacAGCAGAGTATTCtctcctcaccatcatggcctacgaccgctacgttgccatctgcagacccctgcactatgggaccctcctgggcagcagagcttgtgtccacatggcagcagctgcctggggcagtgctttgctcaattctctcctgcacactgccagtactttttccatacccctctgcaagggcaatgctgtgggacacttcttctgtgaaatcccccagatcctcaagctctcctgctcacactcctacctcagggaagttgggcttcttggggttagtctttctttagcttttgggtgttttgttttcattgtgctgtcctatgtgcagatcttcagggctgtgttgaggatcccctctgagcagggacggcacaaagccttttccacgtgcctccctcacctggctgtggtctccctgtttatcagcactggtaTGTTTGCATACCTGAAGAccccctccttctcttccccatccctggatgtggtggtggctgttctgtactcagtagttcctccagcagtgaaccccctcatctacagcatgaggaaccaggagctcaaagatgccctgaagaagctcattcaatcagcagtctttcagcagcAGTAA